A portion of the Gasterosteus aculeatus chromosome 12, fGasAcu3.hap1.1, whole genome shotgun sequence genome contains these proteins:
- the pcdh9 gene encoding protocadherin-9 isoform X5, whose amino-acid sequence MDLKDYYLLGALLACLWLDPSIAQELIYPIREELQENVLIGNIPKDLNIPHTNAATGASANLVYRLVSKAGDNPLVRVLSSTGEIFTTSNRIDREKLCPGPSFEDSECSFEIEVVILPNDYFRLIKIKIIVKDTNDNAPMFPSPVINISIPENTLINSRFAIPSATDPDTGPNSVHKYELINGQSAFGLDIVETPEGEKWPQLIVQQNLDREQKDTYVMKIKVEDGGSPQKSSTAILQVTVTDVNDNRPVFKEGQIDVHIPENSPIGTSVVQLMATDADIGANAEIRYVFGTQVSPSTKRLFALNTTSGLITVQRLLDREETAIHKLSVLASDGSSSPARATVTINVTDVNDNPPNIDLRYIISPINGTVFLSEKDPINTKIALITVSDKDTDINGKVICFIEKDVPFHLKAVYDNQYLLETSALLDYEGTKEYNFKIVASDSGKPSLNQTALVRVRLEDENDNQPIFTQPVIELAVMENNKRDLFLTTLSATDEDSGKNAEIVYQLGPNASFFDLDRKTGVLTASRVFDREDQDRFLFTITARDNGTPPLQTQAAVIVTVLDENDNNPKFTHNHFQFFVSENLPKYSTVGVITVTDSDAGENAAVSLSILNDNENFILDPYSGVIKSNVSFDREQQSSYTFDVRAVDSGRPPCSSAAKVTINVIDVNDNTPIVIYPPSNTSFKLVPLSSIPGSVVAEVFAVDGDTGMNAELKYTIVSGNNKGLFRIDPVTGNITLEEKPTVTDIGLHRLVVNISDLGYPRSLHTLVLVFLYVNDTVSNSTLIYDLIRRTMETPIDRNIGESGETYQSGDYLTIMIAFVTGALVVIIVIFVTVLLRCRHASRFKAAQRKKQGAEWMSPNTENKQNKKKKRKKRKSPKSSLLNFVTIEGNKPDDPAHEPINGTISLPTELEEQGIGRFDWNATPTTTFKPGSPDLARHYKSASPQSAFHLKADTPVSVKKHHVIQELPLDNTFVGGCDTLSKRSSTSSDHFSASECSSQGGFKTKGPMHTRQQWRTDRASYR is encoded by the coding sequence ATGGATCTAAAAGACTATTACCTGTTGGGCGCCCTGCTTGCCTGCCTGTGGCTAGATCCTTCAATAGCCCAGGAGCTCATTTACCCCATTAGAGAAGAGTTGCAAGAAAATGTCCTGATTGGAAACATACCAAAGGACCTAAACATACCCCACACAAACGCTGCCACTGGAGCGAGCGCTAATCTTGTGTACCGGCTCGTCTCCAAAGCGGGAGATAACCCACTGGTGCGCGTTCTGAGCAGCACGGGCGAAATATTCACAACATCAAACCGAATCGACAGGGAGAAGTTGTGCCCCGGTCCCTCGTTTGAGGACAGCGAGTGCTCCTTTGAAATTGAAGTGGTCATCCTCCCTAATGACTATTTCAGGCTGATTAAGATCAAAATAATTGTCAAAGACACAAATGATAATGCCCCCATGTTCCCGTCCCCTGTGATCAACATCTCCATCCCCGAGAACACGCTCATTAACAGCCGGTTTGCTATTCCTTCTGCCACTGACCCAGACACTGGCCCAAACAGTGTCCACAAATACGAGCTGATCAACGGGCAAAGTGCTTTTGGCTTAGACATAGTGGAAACGCCTGAGGGCGAGAAGTGGCCTCAGCTTATTGTGCAGCAGAATCTGGACAGAGAGCAGAAAGACACATATGTGATGAAGATCAAAGTGGAGGACGGGGGCAGTCCACAGAAATCCAGCACTGCCATTCTGCAAGTTACTGTGACGGATGTAAATGATAACCGGCCGGTGTTTAAAGAGGGTCAGATAGATGTGCATATACCGGAGAACTCCCCCATTGGCACGTCTGTGGTGCAGCTCATGGCCACAGATGCAGACATTGGCGCGAATGCAGAGATACGCTATGTGTTTGGGACTCAGGTGTCTCCTTCCACTAAAAGACTCTTTGCATTGAACACAACATCTGGCCTAATTACAGTGCAGAGGCTcctggacagagaggagactgCTATCCATAAGCTCTCCGTCTTAGCCAGTGATGGCAGCTCCAGTCCTGCAAGAGCTACTGTTACCATAAATGTGACTGATGTTAATGACAACCCGCCTAATATAGACCTGCGATACATAATCAGCCCCATTAATGGCACTGTTTTCCTCTCGGAGAAGGATCCCATCAATACCAAGATAGCTCTCATCACCGTGTCAGACAAAGACACGGACATCAACGGCAAGGTCATATGCTTCATAGAGAAGGACGTACCTTTCCATCTCAAGGCCGTGTACGACAACCAGTATCTGCTGGAGACCTCTGCGCTGCTCGACTACGAGGGGACAAAGGAATACAACTTCAAAATCGTGGCTTCTGACTCTGGGAAACCCAGCTTGAATCAGACTGCCTTGGTACGAGTGAGGCTGGAGGATGAGAACGACAACCAGCCGATTTTCACTCAGCCAGTCATCGAGCTGGCCGTCATGGAAAACAACAAGCGCGACCTGTTCCTCACAACTCTGAGCGCCACGGATGAGGACAGCGGGAAAAATGCGGAGATCGTTTATCAGCTGGGCCCAAATGCATCATTCTTCGATCTCGACCGCAAAACGGGGGTGCTGACCGCTTCCAGGGTTTTTGACCGTGAGGATCAGGACAGGTTTCTCTTCACTATCACGGCGCGGGACAACGGGACGCCCCCTCTGCAAACCCAGGCGGCGGTTATTGTAACCGTGCTGGATGAAAATGATAACAACCCTAAGTTCACACACAACCACTTTCAGTTCTTTGTGTCTGAGAATCTTCCCAAATACAGCACAGTGGGGGTGATAACCGTCACCGATTCAGATGCCGGAGAAAATGCTGCTGTTTCTCTGTCCATCCTCAATGACAACGAGAACTTTATTCTGGATCCCTACTCTGGAGTCATCAAATCCAACGTGTCATTTGATAGGGAGCAGCAGAGCTCCTACACTTTCGATGTCAGGGCCGTGGACAGCGGCAGGCCCCCTTGCTCCTCGGCAGCCAAGGTTACCATCAATGTCATCGACGTGAATGACAACACCCCCATCGTCATCTACCCCCCCTCCAACACGTCCTTCAAGCTCGTCCCGCTTTCCTCCATCCCGGGTTCCGTGGTAGCGGAGGTGTTTGCTGTGGACGGTGACACGGGAATGAATGCGGAGCTCAAATACACTATCGTCAGCGGGAACAACAAAGGTCTGTTCAGAATTGACCCTGTCACGGGGAATATTACTCTCGAGGAAAAACCAACTGTGACTGACATAGGCTTACACAGATTAGTGGTCAATATTAGTGACTTGGGATATCCCAGATCCCTCCACACGCTGGTGCTGGTATTCCTGTACGTCAACGACACCGTGAGCAACTCAACGCTCATCTACGACCTCATCCGACGCACCATGGAGACCCCGATTGACCGAAACATCGGCGAAAGCGGTGAAACCTATCAAAGCGGCGACTATTTAACCATAATGATAGCCTTTGTCACCGGCGCCTTGGTGGTGATCATTGTCATATTTGTCACCGTGCTTCTGCGCTGCCGCCACGCCTCCAGGTTCAAGGCCGCGCAGAGGAAAAAGCAGGGCGCTGAGTGGATGTCGCCCAACACGGAGAACAagcagaacaagaagaagaagcgaaAGAAAAGGAAGTCCCCCAAAAGCTCCCTGCTCAACTTCGTCACCATCGAGGGGAACAAACCCGACGACCCTGCCCACGAGCCAATAAACGGAACCATCAGTCTGCCcaccgagctggaggagcaaGGGATTGGACGCTTCGATTGGAATGCCACGCCTACCACGACCTTCAAACCCGGCAGCCCCGACCTGGCCCGGCACTACAAGTCCGCCTCGCCGCAGTCGGCCTTCCACCTCAAGGCCGACACGCCGGTCTCCGTGAAGAAGCATCATGTGATTCAGGAGCTCCCATTGGATAACACATTTGTCGGAGGCTGTGACACCCTTTCCAAGAGGTCCTCCACGAGCTCCGACCACTTCAGTGCCTCAGAGTGCAGTTCCCAAGGAGGGTTCAAGACGAAGGGGCCCATGCACACCAGACAGCAG